One segment of Spartobacteria bacterium DNA contains the following:
- a CDS encoding TetR/AcrR family transcriptional regulator, whose protein sequence is MAKGITMSTTDKRQVILQALEKELKGRRYDEVTVDQIAKTAGVGKGTVYRYFKDKDDLFFQMVQEFLKEEIDAITVVAISSLNPIEKIIGVGEVMSMHIHQHGQYIRMMHAPHFGRRTHGPREIMGEHHDRLNRLLTQIFTDAENEGVLREGLDHQLLLCAFKGIVMERSMQMRHLGTELRMRDLLDLLLDGIGTRA, encoded by the coding sequence TGAGCACCACAGATAAACGACAGGTTATTTTGCAGGCATTAGAAAAGGAGCTTAAGGGGCGGCGTTATGATGAAGTGACGGTGGATCAGATTGCAAAAACGGCAGGGGTGGGCAAGGGGACGGTGTATCGCTATTTTAAGGACAAGGATGATCTTTTTTTTCAAATGGTGCAGGAATTTCTGAAAGAAGAAATTGATGCTATCACTGTGGTGGCGATTTCGTCATTGAATCCTATTGAAAAGATCATCGGTGTCGGTGAAGTTATGAGTATGCATATCCATCAGCATGGACAATATATACGTATGATGCATGCTCCGCATTTTGGTCGTCGCACACACGGGCCGCGCGAAATCATGGGTGAACATCACGACCGGTTGAACCGGCTTCTTACCCAGATTTTCACCGATGCAGAAAACGAGGGGGTTCTACGTGAGGGGCTGGATCACCAACTGCTGCTCTGCGCTTTTAAAGGTATTGTTATGGAGCGTTCCATGCAAATGCGCCACCTCGGTACGGAGCTTCGGATGCGGGATCTTTTGGATCTCCTGTTGGACGGGATCGGAACTCGTGCATAA